One genomic segment of Methanolinea mesophila includes these proteins:
- a CDS encoding NosD domain-containing protein, translated as MPSIIDNENDLLYLNDTLPADLQLNETVAGSLGDVNQTAGQSGQSLISVNEENTTLSDNSTPYGLHDPPLNGTNLLGSPGSNYWNITESGYYPVDWFNDLGNFTGGTLTTSNPWAIFIDASNVVLDGMGLIIQGAGGAVLDQVGILVAPGSENVQISNFTITQMIYGVILDTVSYNATNTNGGDLGTGGYAAPVDNIVHDVVLFGNEFGIRVRNSDNVTLRNNQVNNNTRRGIDVEGSTNMTVANNTAGAFNGGSQDYGIWFDSSNNSFIFNNTVTGNTYYGIVSMNSHNLQLEQNNASMNGMQGIGILSSWYSSLYNNVGIQNTLAGIYLENSSYNTLTGNYAIENLFDGINLNFSSYNDLIGNHASNDGIYNQLNGITLLNSNFNNLTGNTAVDNNYNGIILTGSDSNNLTGNEVSGSSFLSSGSDAGILLNGSDGNLLDGNYVHDNYFSGISLVNSTGNTLQNNVADANSGYGSGDIQANIMLAGSSYNALVNNSANGSLTSNGFVLNNSWYNNLTANAADDNYNAGIWLVTNSSYNNLTGNEALRNFAGIVLGEPVAPAGGNDWNELVGNNASFSTAGAGFVVQLSDNNTLFGNTATGNVANGMELYDANTNNLTGNTVVGNDGGIYLSGSVGSNYNLIADNNASGNGYLGGSGSKNGIALSYSTFNTITNNVANQNAGNGYDLFSSDNNLLSGNLAQENQQNGFFLDPSNYNNVTGNFAIGNMYDGFNVTDSIFNNLTDNYAAINGWNGYGLYNASNTTLVNNTAVGNTYNGFYLEGSGYNNLTGNFAIENYYDGINLTGSSYNEIVGNTASNDGVYNQTNGISLLGSNFNNLTGNTAVDNNYNGIILTGSDSNNLTGNEVSGSSFLSSGSDAGILLNGSDGNLLDGNYVHDNYFSGISLVNSTGNTLQNNVADANSGYGSGDIQANIMLAGSSYNALVNNSANGSLTSNGFVLNNSWYNNLTANAADDNYNAGIWLVTNSSYNNLTGNEALRNFAGIVLGEPVAPAGGNDWNELVGNNASFSTAGAGFVVQLSDNNTLFGNTATGNVANGMELYDANTNNLTGNTVVGNDGGIYLSGSVGSNYNLIADNNASGNGYLGGSGSKNGIALSYSTFNTITNNVANQNAGNGYDLFSSDNNLLSGNLAQENQQNGFFLDPSNYNNVTGNFAIGNMYDGFNVTDSIFNNLTDNYAAINGWNGYGLYNASNTTLVNNTAFNNTRNGFYLEGSGYNDLSSNLALMNQYDGFNLTGSDHNNLVSNNATLNLFEGFTLQNSNYNTLTDNIALNNSLDGFTLLNSDFNVLTNNMAINNSQNGFYLENSDNNILEGNIAIGNLFDGFNLTNSTNNTIINSSSNGNMFEGFTLNGADNVTLFNDTANFNMQDGFTVINSTSISLIMDTANGNQANGFYLQNTSYSMLSGNYAEGNQQNGFFLDPSNYNNVTGNFAIANMYDGFNVTDSIFNNLTDNYAAINGWNGYGLYNATNTTLVNNTAVGNTYNGIYLENSSYNNLTANTAIENYYDGINLTNSHFNEIVMNNASNVYDASVFNQTNGISLSGSTFNNLTGNTVYDNNYNGIVLTLSSQNNLTGNEVSGSSFYSSGTDAGILLNGSDQNTLDSNYVHDNYLSGISLLNSNQNNLTGNEVTGNSFGSVGSDAGILLNNSNQNLLDGNYVHDNSFSGISLLNSNGNTLENNVADANSGYGSGDIQANILLANSSYNILMDNSANGSLTSNGIALNNSWYNNLTGNAADDNYNIGIWLVTNSSHNNLTGNEALRNFAGIQLGEPSAPAGDNQWNELVGNNASYSYTSGGFVLQLSDNNTLVDNNAVGNADNGIALYDSNNNNIARNYVVANGGGILLAGATGSNYNNVTDNNASANGFGALYGSRQGISLTNSAWNNIVNNTAVGNEENGIQLFSSDNNSILDNYVAFNGFNGIKLDGSNVNTLFNNTVYNNTVHGVHLADSNENNLSSNTITLNLVDGIFLENSSLNNITTNNVSVNGLHGISLLNSTFNSITGNEVTFNSNTGIKMFGSDNNTATDNNVTFNGRGVWLNTSGNNNFAGNNISYNQENGVFMEESTYNNFTGNLANFNGLNGFSVVASNWNNFYDNIAYNNTVTYDPNISSVGFLLIESNNNTLFNNTAVRNGWGIYLDNSSYNNLTANNASANVVVDGIDLVNSHNNLLADNIANFNEQDGIYLLFSENNTLYGNNASENGLVGFRIVGSANNNITGNNALSNQEDGFLLVGSDYNNLTGNMAGGNGNDGFALDTSEFNDLFDNNATENGWNGFGLYGADNNTLYNNTAINNTYNGFALFDSGNNNLTANQALNNQQNGFYLDPSDYNNITGNLAMGNAFDGFNVTNSSYNNLFDNNATENGWNGFGLYGADNNTLFNNTALNNTRNGFYLGGSGNNNLTGNFALMNHYDGFNLTGSDHNSLFGNNATLNLFEGFTLQNSNYNTLFDNIALDNGLDGFTLLNSDYNNLTNNSAINNGLNGFYLENSSNNILNGNTASGNLLDGFNITNSMNNSISGNNASGNMLEGFTIINTSYGTFFNNTANNNMLDGFTVIDSHYNNFTMNTANENQQSGFYLLNSTHNLLSGNNASSNVFDGIHLENSSSNVLNGNNAMFNQQNGFTAIDSHYNNFTMNTAFANSLNGFYLVNSTHNLLSANNASSNGLDGILLMNSSSNTLAGNDALFNRLNGIDLLQGSDSNTLSGNNASFNDAHGINLVFSDNNVLSGNNVLNNNFTGINNQGSNGTLMSGNNALFNNWSGILAQNSNNLILSGNNASFNDLDGIDVVNGVNNTVTGNLAFFNNHTGINVLNNNDLVVTGNNASWNNQTGIYVSNPDNATVSQNIALNNLQSGIVVVNSANSTINGNNASSNGMQGLYIVNSESDTVSGNNALFNNWSGIQINNFYNGTISGNNANYNNMSGMVVVNIGNSLVSGNTATGNAQRGIQLLNSEASTVSGNSASFNNMSGIEITNFYNGTISGNNAWNNTLNGIAIVNLESSVVSNNAAWNNNITGITVTNAYNSTFTANNGSYNAQDGIYLFNSDWNTLVNNRALFNSGNGVSFIASDLNSMSGTTANMNGGNGIYLQSSDYNTLTGCTASNNANDGVLLEDSNFNTITTSTANANLNGFYLDPSNNNTISNSVANNNIENGFVINESYNNTITGSTANSNGMSGVLLYNSSNNLVSTSTLNFNTNGTSLVNSDNNTVMSSHIQFSTQAGVYLDNSAENLFYNNYFNNNNNVVFNGTPLHNTWNIAQTPGTNIIGGPYLGGNYWATPAGTGWSQTQPGNASGFVIFPFVMNANNTDFLPLGGIYHPPIPPIPPYPPVPPFPVPPGLFWDARMVNNTLPDTMCACQNYSVQVTVQNTGTTGWLPTDISLAANNTDAMMFSPTKIPLGRYIGPNDTYTFDFQLMAPCTPGVYHPDWGLIRNDGVWVGQLLVKTINVQNCGNVTIVNTTVQPQVNAGSLLSSRASGAFDASGIGMTGIRTNSQLNAAELIDARSGNYGVSPTAPADILNARLSGSGTELKSQLLHEILISRGLSALVAIALSW; from the coding sequence ATGCCCTCTATCATTGACAATGAGAACGATCTTCTCTACCTCAATGACACTCTTCCGGCTGATCTGCAGTTGAATGAGACGGTCGCAGGAAGTCTCGGCGATGTGAACCAGACCGCCGGCCAGTCCGGACAGAGCCTGATATCGGTGAATGAGGAAAATACAACTCTTTCGGATAATTCCACTCCATACGGTCTGCATGATCCCCCGTTGAACGGCACGAATCTCCTTGGAAGCCCGGGGAGCAATTACTGGAATATCACAGAATCAGGGTATTACCCGGTCGACTGGTTCAACGATCTCGGGAACTTTACCGGAGGGACTCTTACCACTTCCAACCCCTGGGCCATTTTCATAGATGCCTCGAATGTCGTCCTGGATGGGATGGGGCTTATCATTCAGGGTGCAGGTGGTGCAGTCCTGGATCAGGTCGGTATCCTGGTAGCTCCAGGGAGCGAGAATGTCCAGATCAGCAATTTCACCATAACCCAGATGATCTATGGGGTTATCCTCGATACCGTAAGCTATAACGCGACAAATACGAACGGCGGGGATCTTGGAACTGGAGGTTATGCAGCTCCCGTCGATAATATCGTGCACGATGTCGTGTTATTCGGAAACGAGTTCGGAATAAGGGTTCGCAATAGCGACAATGTCACTCTTCGGAATAACCAGGTGAATAATAATACCCGGAGAGGTATCGATGTCGAAGGATCCACAAACATGACCGTTGCGAACAATACCGCGGGTGCATTCAACGGTGGGAGCCAGGATTACGGGATCTGGTTCGATTCTTCCAATAATTCTTTTATTTTCAATAATACGGTTACCGGAAACACCTACTACGGTATCGTATCGATGAACTCACACAACCTGCAGCTCGAGCAGAATAATGCCAGTATGAACGGGATGCAGGGGATTGGCATCCTCTCGTCCTGGTATTCCTCACTTTACAATAATGTCGGTATACAGAATACGCTCGCCGGGATTTATCTTGAGAATTCAAGTTATAACACGCTCACGGGCAATTATGCAATAGAAAATTTATTCGACGGAATCAATCTGAATTTTTCGAGTTATAACGATCTTATCGGCAACCATGCTTCGAACGACGGGATATACAACCAGTTGAACGGCATCACGCTATTAAATTCGAATTTCAACAACCTGACCGGGAACACGGCCGTGGACAACAACTACAACGGGATCATCCTCACCGGTTCGGACTCGAACAACCTGACCGGGAACGAAGTATCGGGGTCCTCGTTCCTGTCATCTGGGTCGGACGCGGGCATCCTGCTGAACGGGTCGGACGGGAACCTGCTTGACGGGAACTACGTGCACGACAACTACTTCTCCGGGATCTCGCTGGTGAACTCGACCGGGAACACGTTACAGAACAACGTTGCGGACGCGAACTCGGGCTACGGGTCGGGGGACATCCAGGCGAACATCATGCTCGCGGGCTCGTCGTACAACGCGCTCGTGAACAACTCCGCGAACGGGAGCCTGACGAGCAACGGGTTTGTGCTGAACAACAGCTGGTACAACAACCTGACCGCGAACGCCGCGGACGACAATTATAATGCCGGGATCTGGCTGGTCACGAACTCGAGCTACAACAACCTCACCGGGAACGAGGCGCTGCGGAACTTCGCGGGGATCGTGCTCGGCGAACCTGTGGCGCCTGCGGGCGGCAACGACTGGAACGAGCTGGTAGGAAACAACGCATCGTTCAGCACGGCCGGCGCCGGGTTCGTGGTCCAGCTCTCGGACAACAACACGCTCTTCGGGAACACGGCGACCGGGAACGTGGCGAACGGGATGGAGCTGTATGACGCGAACACCAACAACCTGACCGGGAACACCGTGGTAGGGAACGACGGCGGTATCTACCTGTCCGGGTCTGTTGGGTCGAACTACAACCTGATCGCGGACAACAACGCGAGCGGGAACGGGTATCTCGGCGGCAGCGGTTCGAAGAACGGTATCGCGTTGAGCTACTCGACGTTCAACACCATCACCAACAACGTCGCGAACCAGAACGCCGGGAACGGGTATGACCTGTTCAGCTCGGACAACAACCTGCTTTCAGGCAACCTCGCCCAGGAGAACCAGCAGAACGGGTTCTTCCTCGACCCGTCGAACTACAACAACGTCACCGGGAATTTCGCGATCGGGAACATGTACGACGGGTTCAACGTAACGGACTCGATCTTCAACAACCTGACCGACAACTACGCGGCGATCAACGGGTGGAACGGGTATGGTCTGTATAATGCATCCAACACGACGCTGGTGAACAACACCGCCGTGGGGAACACGTACAACGGGTTCTACCTGGAGGGCTCGGGCTACAACAACCTCACCGGGAACTTCGCGATAGAGAACTACTACGACGGGATCAACCTGACCGGGTCGAGCTACAACGAGATCGTGGGGAACACGGCCTCGAACGACGGCGTATACAACCAGACGAACGGGATCTCGCTGCTGGGCTCGAATTTCAACAACCTGACCGGGAACACGGCCGTGGACAACAACTACAACGGGATCATTCTCACCGGTTCGGACTCGAACAACCTGACCGGGAACGAAGTATCGGGGTCCTCGTTCCTGTCATCTGGGTCGGACGCGGGCATCCTGCTGAACGGGTCGGACGGGAACCTGCTTGACGGGAACTACGTGCACGACAACTACTTCTCCGGGATCTCGCTGGTGAACTCGACCGGGAACACGTTACAGAACAACGTTGCGGACGCGAACTCGGGCTACGGGTCGGGGGACATCCAGGCGAACATCATGCTCGCGGGCTCGTCGTACAACGCGCTCGTGAACAACTCCGCGAACGGGAGCCTGACGAGCAACGGGTTTGTGCTGAACAACAGCTGGTACAACAACCTGACCGCGAACGCCGCGGACGACAATTATAATGCCGGGATCTGGCTGGTCACGAACTCGAGCTACAACAACCTCACCGGGAACGAGGCGCTGCGGAACTTCGCGGGGATCGTGCTCGGCGAACCTGTGGCGCCTGCGGGCGGCAACGACTGGAACGAGCTGGTAGGAAACAACGCATCGTTCAGCACGGCCGGCGCCGGGTTCGTGGTCCAGCTCTCGGACAACAACACGCTCTTCGGGAACACGGCGACCGGGAACGTGGCGAACGGGATGGAGCTGTATGACGCGAACACCAACAACCTGACCGGGAACACCGTGGTAGGGAACGACGGCGGTATCTACCTGTCCGGGTCTGTTGGGTCGAACTACAACCTGATCGCGGACAACAACGCGAGCGGGAACGGGTATCTCGGCGGCAGCGGTTCGAAGAACGGTATCGCGTTGAGCTACTCGACGTTCAACACCATCACCAACAACGTCGCGAACCAGAACGCCGGGAACGGGTATGACCTGTTCAGCTCGGACAACAACCTGCTTTCAGGCAACCTCGCCCAGGAGAACCAGCAGAACGGGTTCTTCCTCGACCCGTCGAACTACAACAACGTCACCGGGAATTTCGCGATCGGGAACATGTACGACGGGTTCAACGTAACGGACTCGATCTTCAACAACCTGACCGACAACTACGCGGCGATCAACGGGTGGAACGGGTATGGTCTGTATAATGCATCCAACACGACGCTGGTGAACAACACCGCATTCAACAATACCAGGAACGGGTTTTACCTCGAAGGATCGGGTTACAATGATCTGTCCTCAAACCTCGCCCTCATGAATCAGTACGACGGGTTCAACCTGACCGGTTCGGATCACAACAACCTGGTCTCGAACAACGCTACCCTGAACCTCTTCGAAGGATTCACGCTCCAGAATTCGAACTATAACACCTTAACTGACAATATCGCCCTGAACAACAGCCTTGACGGGTTCACGCTGCTGAACTCCGATTTCAATGTCCTGACAAACAATATGGCCATCAACAACAGCCAGAACGGGTTCTATCTGGAGAACTCGGATAACAACATCCTGGAAGGAAACATCGCGATCGGGAACCTGTTCGACGGATTCAACCTGACAAATTCGACGAACAACACCATCATCAACAGCAGCTCGAACGGGAACATGTTCGAAGGGTTCACGCTCAACGGAGCGGACAATGTCACCCTGTTCAACGATACCGCCAATTTCAACATGCAGGACGGGTTTACCGTCATCAATTCCACCAGCATCAGCCTGATAATGGATACCGCGAACGGGAACCAGGCGAACGGGTTCTACCTGCAGAATACGAGCTACAGCATGCTTTCCGGGAACTATGCAGAGGGGAACCAGCAGAACGGGTTCTTCCTCGACCCGTCGAACTACAACAATGTCACCGGGAATTTCGCGATTGCGAACATGTACGACGGGTTCAACGTGACGGACTCGATCTTCAACAACCTGACGGACAACTATGCGGCGATCAACGGGTGGAATGGGTACGGGTTGTATAATGCCACCAACACCACGCTGGTAAACAACACCGCGGTGGGTAATACCTACAACGGGATCTACCTGGAAAACTCGAGTTACAACAACCTGACCGCCAATACCGCGATCGAGAACTACTACGACGGAATTAACCTGACGAACTCGCATTTCAACGAGATCGTGATGAACAACGCATCGAACGTATACGATGCGTCGGTCTTCAACCAGACGAACGGGATCTCGCTGTCGGGCTCGACGTTCAATAACCTGACCGGGAACACGGTGTACGACAACAATTACAACGGTATTGTCCTCACGCTCTCGAGCCAGAACAACCTGACCGGCAACGAGGTTTCCGGCTCGAGCTTCTATTCATCCGGGACAGACGCAGGTATCCTGCTGAACGGCTCGGATCAGAACACGCTCGATTCCAATTACGTGCACGATAATTACCTCTCGGGAATCTCCCTCCTCAACTCGAACCAGAACAACCTGACTGGGAACGAAGTCACCGGCAACAGTTTCGGGTCCGTCGGATCGGATGCGGGGATCCTGTTAAACAACTCGAACCAGAACCTGCTTGACGGCAATTACGTGCACGACAACTCGTTCTCCGGGATCTCGCTGCTGAACTCGAACGGAAATACGCTGGAGAACAACGTCGCGGACGCGAACTCGGGCTACGGGTCGGGAGACATCCAGGCGAACATCCTTCTTGCGAATTCCTCGTACAACATCCTGATGGACAACTCTGCGAACGGGAGCCTCACCAGCAACGGTATCGCTCTGAACAACTCGTGGTACAACAACCTTACCGGCAACGCCGCGGACGACAACTACAATATCGGGATCTGGCTGGTCACGAACTCGAGCCATAACAACCTCACCGGGAACGAGGCGTTAAGGAACTTCGCGGGGATCCAATTAGGAGAACCGTCTGCACCCGCGGGAGATAACCAATGGAACGAACTGGTTGGGAACAATGCTTCCTACAGTTACACGAGCGGCGGATTCGTGCTCCAGTTATCCGACAACAATACCCTTGTCGACAATAACGCGGTGGGGAACGCAGACAACGGGATAGCGCTGTATGACTCGAACAACAACAATATCGCCAGGAACTACGTCGTCGCGAACGGCGGCGGCATCCTCCTTGCGGGAGCCACGGGGTCCAATTACAACAACGTCACCGATAACAACGCGAGTGCAAACGGGTTCGGTGCGTTGTACGGTTCGAGGCAGGGGATCTCTCTCACGAACTCGGCCTGGAACAACATCGTGAACAACACCGCCGTCGGAAACGAGGAGAACGGTATCCAGCTCTTCTCCTCCGACAACAACTCAATCCTTGACAATTACGTCGCGTTCAACGGGTTCAACGGTATAAAACTCGACGGCTCGAACGTCAACACCCTCTTCAACAACACGGTATACAACAACACTGTCCATGGGGTCCACCTGGCAGACTCCAATGAGAACAACCTCAGTAGCAACACGATCACACTTAACCTGGTTGACGGGATCTTCCTCGAGAACTCCAGCCTGAACAACATCACCACAAACAATGTCTCGGTCAACGGACTCCATGGAATTTCGTTGCTGAACTCTACCTTCAATTCCATTACCGGGAACGAAGTGACCTTCAATTCCAACACCGGCATCAAGATGTTCGGCTCGGATAACAACACCGCGACTGACAACAACGTAACCTTCAACGGAAGGGGCGTATGGCTGAACACCTCCGGCAACAACAACTTCGCAGGGAATAACATCAGCTATAACCAGGAGAACGGGGTGTTCATGGAGGAGAGCACCTACAACAACTTCACCGGCAATCTTGCGAACTTCAACGGCCTGAACGGGTTCTCGGTCGTCGCGAGCAACTGGAACAATTTCTACGATAATATCGCCTACAACAACACCGTCACGTACGACCCGAACATCTCCAGCGTTGGGTTCCTCCTGATTGAAAGCAACAACAACACCCTGTTTAACAACACGGCGGTCAGGAATGGCTGGGGCATTTACCTGGACAACTCGAGCTACAACAACCTGACCGCGAACAATGCCAGTGCAAACGTCGTCGTAGACGGGATCGACCTGGTCAACTCCCATAACAACCTGCTCGCGGACAATATCGCGAATTTCAACGAACAGGACGGAATCTACCTGTTGTTCTCCGAAAACAACACACTATACGGCAACAATGCCAGTGAAAACGGCCTGGTCGGGTTCCGTATAGTCGGCTCCGCGAACAACAACATTACGGGCAACAATGCGCTTTCAAATCAGGAAGACGGATTCCTGTTAGTCGGCTCGGACTACAACAACCTCACCGGGAACATGGCGGGAGGCAACGGAAATGATGGGTTTGCCCTTGACACTTCAGAGTTCAACGACCTCTTTGACAATAATGCCACGGAGAATGGGTGGAACGGATTCGGGCTCTACGGTGCGGACAACAATACCCTCTATAACAACACCGCGATCAACAACACGTACAATGGCTTTGCATTGTTCGACTCCGGGAACAACAACCTGACCGCGAACCAGGCATTAAACAACCAGCAGAACGGGTTCTATCTCGATCCTTCCGATTACAACAACATCACCGGGAACCTCGCGATGGGCAACGCGTTCGACGGGTTCAATGTCACCAATTCGAGTTACAACAACCTGTTCGATAACAATGCAACGGAGAACGGGTGGAACGGCTTCGGGCTCTACGGTGCAGACAACAACACGCTGTTCAACAACACGGCGCTCAACAACACCCGGAACGGGTTCTACCTGGGCGGGTCCGGCAACAACAACCTGACCGGCAACTTTGCGCTCATGAACCACTACGACGGGTTCAACCTCACCGGCTCCGATCACAACAGCCTGTTCGGCAACAACGCGACCCTGAACCTTTTCGAAGGATTCACGCTCCAGAATTCGAACTATAACACGTTATTCGATAATATCGCCCTGGACAACGGCCTTGACGGCTTCACGCTGCTGAATTCCGATTACAACAACCTGACAAACAATAGTGCGATCAACAACGGCCTGAACGGGTTCTACCTGGAGAACTCGAGTAATAACATCCTGAATGGTAATACCGCAAGCGGGAACCTGCTCGACGGGTTCAACATCACCAATTCAATGAACAACAGCATCTCCGGGAACAATGCGAGCGGGAACATGCTCGAAGGATTTACCATCATCAACACGAGCTACGGGACGTTCTTCAACAACACGGCCAACAACAACATGCTTGACGGATTCACCGTCATCGATTCTCATTACAACAACTTTACGATGAACACGGCGAATGAAAACCAGCAGAGTGGATTCTACCTTCTCAATTCGACCCACAACCTGCTCTCCGGGAATAACGCGAGTTCGAACGTCTTCGACGGGATTCACCTGGAGAATTCCAGCAGCAATGTCCTGAACGGGAATAACGCCATGTTCAACCAGCAGAACGGGTTCACCGCGATCGACTCCCACTATAACAATTTCACCATGAACACCGCGTTCGCCAACAGCCTGAACGGCTTCTACCTGGTGAATTCAACCCACAACCTGCTCTCCGCAAACAATGCGAGCTCGAACGGTCTCGACGGGATCCTCCTGATGAACTCCAGCAGCAACACCCTGGCCGGGAACGATGCCCTGTTCAACCGGCTGAACGGAATCGACCTGTTGCAGGGATCCGATTCCAACACGCTCTCGGGGAACAACGCGAGCTTCAACGACGCCCACGGGATCAACCTGGTATTCTCTGACAACAATGTCCTTTCCGGCAATAATGTCCTCAACAACAACTTTACCGGAATCAACAACCAGGGTTCCAACGGGACCCTGATGAGCGGGAACAATGCCCTGTTCAACAACTGGAGCGGCATTCTTGCCCAGAACTCGAATAATCTGATCCTGTCCGGGAACAACGCATCATTCAACGACCTTGACGGGATCGATGTCGTGAACGGCGTCAATAACACAGTGACCGGAAACCTGGCCTTCTTCAACAACCACACCGGGATAAACGTGCTCAATAACAATGACCTCGTGGTGACGGGGAACAATGCGTCCTGGAACAACCAGACCGGGATTTATGTTTCAAACCCTGACAACGCCACGGTCTCGCAGAATATCGCTCTGAACAATCTGCAGTCGGGGATAGTCGTGGTCAATTCGGCAAATTCAACGATTAACGGAAATAACGCCAGCAGCAACGGGATGCAAGGGTTGTACATCGTCAATTCCGAGTCTGACACGGTATCAGGAAACAATGCCCTGTTCAACAACTGGAGCGGAATTCAGATCAATAATTTCTATAACGGCACCATTTCGGGGAACAACGCGAACTACAACAATATGAGCGGTATGGTTGTCGTGAACATCGGGAACTCCCTTGTTTCGGGTAATACCGCAACCGGGAACGCCCAGAGAGGCATCCAGCTGTTGAACTCAGAAGCAAGTACCGTATCCGGGAACAGTGCTTCGTTCAACAACATGAGCGGCATAGAAATTACCAACTTCTATAATGGCACGATTTCAGGGAACAATGCCTGGAACAACACATTGAACGGTATTGCGATAGTGAATCTGGAGAGTTCCGTCGTCTCCAACAACGCTGCCTGGAATAACAACATTACCGGTATTACCGTGACAAATGCCTACAACAGCACGTTCACCGCGAACAATGGAAGCTACAATGCCCAGGACGGAATTTACCTGTTCAATTCGGACTGGAATACGCTGGTCAACAACAGGGCCTTATTCAATAGTGGGAACGGAGTCAGTTTCATCGCGTCTGACCTGAACAGCATGTCCGGAACAACCGCGAATATGAATGGCGGAAACGGGATCTACCTGCAGTCCTCGGATTACAACACGCTCACCGGGTGCACTGCGAGCAACAACGCAAACGACGGAGTGCTTCTGGAAGACTCCAATTTCAACACGATCACGACCTCAACCGCGAACGCAAACCTCAATGGATTCTATCTCGACCCGTCGAACAACAACACCATCAGTAACAGCGTAGCCAACAACAATATCGAGAACGGGTTCGTGATCAACGAGTCCTATAACAACACCATCACGGGGAGCACCGCCAACAGCAACGGGATGAGCGGGGTCCTGCTTTACAACTCATCGAATAACCTGGTGAGCACCAGCACGCTGAATTTCAATACAAACGGGACTTCCCTCGTGAATTCCGACAACAACACCGTGATGAGCAGTCATATACAGTTCAGCACGCAGGCAGGAGTGTACCTCGACAATTCGGCAGAGAACCTGTTCTACAACAATTACTTCAACAACAACAACAACGTCGTGTTCAACGGGACGCCGCTCCACAACACGTGGAATATCGCGCAGACCCCCGGGACGAATATCATTGGCGGGCCGTACCTCGGAGGCAATTACTGGGCGACACCTGCCGGAACAGGCTGGTCGCAGACCCAGCCGGGCAATGCAAGCGGGTTCGTAATCTTCCCGTTCGTGATGAACGCGAATAATACCGACTTCCTCCCGCTGGGCGGCATATACCACCCGCCGATCCCGCCGATCCCGCCCTACCCGCCTGTCCCGCCGTTCCCGGTACCCCCCGGCCTGTTCTGGGACGCCCGGATGGTGAATAACACCCTCCCCGACACGATGTGCGCATGCCAGAACTATTCGGTCCAGGTCACCGTCCAGAACACGGGGACGACCGGGTGGCTGCCCACGGATATCTCGCTTGCGGCGAACAACACCGACGCCATGATGTTCTCTCCCACAAAGATCCCGCTGGGGAGGTATATCGGACCGAATGATACCTATACGTTCGACTTCCAGCTGATGGCTCCGTGCACGCCGGGGGTGTATCACCCTGACTGGGGACTCATCAGGAATGACGGGGTGTGGGTCGGACAGCTCCTTGTAAAGACGATAAATGTACAGAACTGTGGAAATGTCACGATCGTGAATACCACGGTGCAGCCGCAGGTCAATGCCGGTAGCCTGCTCAGCAGCAGGGCATCGGGGGCCTTCGACGCGTCAGGAATTGGCATGACCGGGATCCGTACCAACAGTCAGCTCAACGCGGCTGAACTGATCGATGCGAGATCAGGGAATTATGGAGTATCTCCCACGGCTCCTGCGGATATCCTTAACGCCAGGTTATCCGGATCCGGAACCGAGTTGAAATCCCAGTTACTCCACGAAATCCTTATTTCCCGCGGACTTTCGGCCCTGGTCGCAATTGCGCTTTCCTGGTAA
- a CDS encoding YqhA family protein gives MVSEKSSDPLKTREEQDITEHYFERALWSSRLIVLLAVIFGTFSSIILFVSGSLEVINTLIASISISHMEVDHTEILIGIIGAVDFYLIGMVLLIFSFGIYELFISKIDIARATGAFHTILEITNLDDLKNKIIKVIIMVLIVSFFQRVLAIKLVTGIDMLYMALSIAAICIGVYFLQKLKI, from the coding sequence ATGGTTTCAGAGAAGAGTTCCGACCCCTTAAAGACCCGCGAGGAACAGGACATAACAGAGCACTATTTCGAGCGGGCGCTCTGGAGTTCGCGCCTCATCGTTCTCCTCGCCGTGATCTTCGGCACGTTCAGCTCGATAATCCTGTTCGTTTCCGGCTCCCTGGAAGTGATTAACACCCTTATCGCTTCCATATCCATTTCCCACATGGAGGTCGATCATACCGAGATCCTGATCGGGATAATCGGAGCGGTGGACTTCTACCTGATCGGGATGGTCCTCCTCATCTTCAGTTTCGGCATCTACGAACTGTTCATTTCGAAGATAGATATCGCAAGGGCCACCGGAGCGTTCCATACAATCCTCGAGATCACCAATCTCGACGACCTGAAGAACAAGATCATCAAGGTCATCATCATGGTGCTCATCGTGAGTTTCTTCCAGCGGGTGCTCGCCATTAAACTGGTTACCGGGATCGACATGCTCTACATGGCACTCTCGATAGCGGCGATATGTATCGGAGTCTATTTCCTGCAAAAACTAAAAATTTAA